tcttgctgtgaggtgacaataTTACCTGCCACTGTGCTGTCCCTGCAATAAAGTCTGTAGTTTTAATTTGAATATTGGTTTCAATATACATTAAGTACATGCTTGTATAATGCTGTACATGTCAATAATTTAAACAGTTACCTCAATTACTACTTAATGAAAATTAACATAGTTTCCGTTGGCGGTAATTTGACCAACTCAGCAATTCTTTTGCAAAATCagtcaaaacaaaagaaaaagaaaaagaaaaagaaaaagaaaaaaaaatccaatatttttaaatgaaaaaaaaatcatagagcAGGTATACATTCATATATAATATGCAAATTTTGGAAAATTCAGTCTTCTAGGTTGGATGATGCCATTCTGTGCTCATGAAGGTTTGTACCACTCTTTCCTTCCCCGGTATTCATCTGACTTTTCGACTTGCTGCGGACTTCTGTATTTTTCCTCTTGGATCTTACTTCCTTTTAGGCTCTTGGCATAACGGGACCACCAGTCTCTCTCAAAAGCAGCTTGAACATCCTCCAGTATTGTAACCCCCTTTTCTTTAAGGGCGTGTGTAATCTTAATGACCAGCCCTACCCCTGCATTAAAAGTGAAGTCACTCCCCACCCAGGCATGGTGCCCTGTGGGAAAACACCAAACATAAGATCCAGTCATCTACCCAGTTCAACAAATCTATAATGACCAAATACGCTATCATATATTTTAAGGTTTGTGTAAGCAGAGTTGATTACAATGAATTAGAATGACATTAAGAATAACGACCTTTCaagcaatatccatccatccatccatccatccatccatccatccatccatccatccatccattatccaaaccacttatccaactcagggttgagggatactggagcctatcccagcagtcattgggcagcaggtggggagacaccctggacaggctgccagtccttcacagggccgacacacatacacacgttcacacctagggacaattttagtatggccgagccacctgacctacatacctttggactatgggaggaaaccagagcccctgaaggaaacccatgcagacacggagagaacatgcaaactccacacagaggacgacccgggacaaccccaaggttggagtaccctggggctcgaacccaggaccttcttgctgtgagacgaccgcgctaactactgcaccactgtGATGCCTTTCAAGCAATATATAAAACAGAATCACAAATGACACGAAATAGAGATGTAAATGTAAAAGTACAAAATAAAATTCAAATATCCGGACACTCATTCGACAGTTTGGTATTTGGACATAACTGTATTCTGTAGCAAAGCCTGTTCTCTTCATGGACTAATGAATTGGGGGATTGGTGGAAATGCATTAATGCAATTAATGTAGGTTTCATGCTGAAATTTCACACCCAGCCCAATAATGCATCCCATTTTTACACGCAATCTCCGCTGCTGTGTAGGCTGCAATAGTATTGTTTTATTTCATTACTCTAACGTTCTCTCTTTCATTGAACTAAAAGCAATTTTCAGAGGGACTCAGCTCATTTGGATGTCATCTGTAATAGGCTCGAATTCAAGTGTGCACAAAATTGCACATTTGTCTAGACAATTTTAACCTGCTAACATATGATGAGCTCTAATGCATCCAttacccatccattatcttaaccgcgtatcctgctctcagggttgcagggatgctggagcctatcccagcagtcattgggcggcaggcagggagacaccctggacaggccaccaggccatcacagggccgacacacacacacacacacacacacacacacacacacacacacacacacacacacacacacacacacacacacacacacacacacacacgcacacacacacacccacacctattcattcctagggacaatttagtatggccaattcacctgacttacatgtctttggactgtgggagaaaaccggagcccccggaggaaacccacacagacatggggagaacatgcaaactccacacagaggatggcccgcgatgacccaccaaggttggactaccctggggctgcaaacccaggaccttattgctgtgaggtgaccgcactaaccactgtgccaccgcgccGCCTGAGCTCTAATGTGCATTCTTAAATACACTTGAATGTAAGGGCAATGAGGACAAAATGAGAAGGGGAGGGTAAGACGTTTGCAAAACGTTTTTTTATGGTTGCCAAATTAgcccctccacctccaccatcATTTAAGGCTATTATGTTCCCAAACTCTtcctgtgttcatgttgtgtaaaAATCAAAAATATGCGATGTCGTCACTTTATTTTCATTCAACATTAAAATATTAATttcctattattatcattaatatcattattattatttctattatcttaatttattatttatttattattaattattattgtttattaacttattattttttatttaatattaTTGCGATTGTTGATATTATTTTCTCATTagtttcctgtgggtgctccggtttcctcccacagtccaaagacatgtaggtcaggtgaatcagctgtactaaattgtccctaagtatgaatgtgttggccctgtgatggactggcagcctatccagggtgtctccctgcctgccacccaatgactgctgggataggctccagcatccctgtgatcctgatttggataagcggcttggataatggatggatggatggattaaaataTTAAAGGAAACATCTAATCGTTGTGACTGCACTCATAATACAGCACCTGTCTTCGGCCTTGATTTGTTTTTACAAGCTAACTAATTGAGAACGGATATTCATTTGGAAAATGTGCTGAATATGCGAAGCTAGCAAAAAAGTATTCGGCATAGCCTTATAAATcactttgtaaaaaaaatatatgcatAACTTACCAATGTAAACAGCATTGTCAGTCACCATGTACTTGTTGTGGTTAAGTCCATGTTCATTCTGGTCCTTGATACTGAAAAACCTCTGCAAAGATGAATTGGCACATGATCAGCATGGGTCGGGGTTGTGACCTGTATAATCGCATATATATTTATGACACAATATGTGGACCACGAGGAAATGGGCCAACCGCAATGGCTCAATGTGAACATGGAACGACACCTTTTCGTGAGACATTTTGGAGATAGCCGCAGTGATTCACTCACCACCTCCACTGAGCAGTTGCGCAAATGTGTGCACAGGGATTTGAGTGAAGTCACAAAGTTAAAGGTGAGCGGGTGGGTTTGCTTCCAAAAGTTTATCAGCAAGCGCACTCTCACTCCTCTGAGCACCACAGCGTCTCTGATCGCCTCGTCAATGGAGGACCAGTATCTGTGGACAGCACCAAAGTTACTATTAATCAGAAGTCTGAATGCACAGACAAAACGGATGGATCTAAAATGTGAGCACAGTCGGTAAGAGAGGACATGGCATTTGATGTCAGAATACGATTCGGAATATTACAGTATCAAATGCTATTGGTTTTTACTGATATTTGATGGATATATTACTCTGAATGCCAGATGCTGTACCTTGTGACTATGGTTCCATTAGAGGTCCTGTTTACCAGCGGGAGGTAGTCTGTTACAGATATGTAGATGAATTTCTCTGCACTCTGGATGACACGATGGATGGCATCTATGTCTCTGGTTCGATATTTAGAGCAGAAGAGCTCAGGAGAGGTCTGCAGGAACAATATATTACTCTGACAAGAACTCAAAGCCACACTCTTATATAATAGATTGGTGACACGATTGAAGAAATAATTGGAAACATATCCATGGCCATATACAATCAGAACTTTAAAACGAAATTTGTTTCGAGTACAAGAAACAACTATGGATACACTAAAGTTGAAATCTATATTTTCTAGTAAAAAATTTTCTAAGAACAAACGACAAATGAATGTCCCCTATCAGATCACCACATGTTTTTGATGAAGTGCACAACTATGAAAAAAAAGGAGAGTTAGGAAAAATACACATTTCTTGCACTTTCCTTGAACTGTGCATCATTTTTGGAGCACCATGCATCATTTTCAGAGCAAAAGCAAGAAGTTTCCAACAGCCTAACACAGCATACAGCTTCACTATGTTTTATAAGTTGGTAAATGTTCCCAATGAAACTGATAAACATCTTGTCACTTGGAAGGGAACCAAGATTCATTACTGTCAAATTAGAATGAGCATTCACATCCAATACTCTCTACAGCATGATAATGGTATGAGTAATCACCTCAAATGGGTCTCTGTTATTAAACTGATAATGGAACATGAAAATTCTACAGTTATGAAGATGCatgacattttgaaaaaaaaaaaaacaggacaaaaGCTTCTTTAGAAGTTGTCATGTCTTGCTTCGTGTGCACCATAGAATTAATAAATGCAGGCCAGTTAGGAAGTTTGTCACATATAGACAGGTTGCCTTTTCATTTTCAAGATAGTGGATTCATTACCATTGTGACTGTAATTGTGTTAAGCTGAAACATGTAACCATAGATTACTGTAACAAAGGAATTCCTCACAGATAAATAAGCAGTGGCCCATGTGGCATTCAGCTGCAGCTCAAGGGCattatttttgttgtagagtgCTGTGACTCTTTTGGACCAGATGGAGGGGATGTAGTCTCTGTGATGGAGCTGCCAGTAGAAAGCGAAGACTCGGTGGAGGTCCAGTGCCAGACAGCTACAATTGAACACCATCACCCCAAGTTCTTTTCTCTGTGGtgcaggacaggaagaaatgatgGAGCAAAAACAGCCATGGTTCATGTAAAAGTATATTGGATGGATATCTATGATTAGGACTTCATCTATCTTTTATATATCTATctactacatctatctttatatatatatatatatatatatatatatatatgtgtgtgtgtgtgtgtgtgtgtgtgtgtggacacttaggttggactaacagagggccctcTAAAGTTAGGTTTaacacccatatgagtagcttcagaaattaacatgcaagaaatgcaacggccttgagctgacacatttggtcattggtacacaagaatatcggttactctgtctcatggaaaatccttgcaaagagcaatgcattTTCAATTAGCGGcgaaagatgtaacctgtgcttggcagaaaagtattttatcgtTTGCAAACCTGATACGTCTactttgaataatagaaacgaattggccaccagctgtagacactggGAAAAAAACGtatttgtaactacaagtaaaatgcctttattattctccccccacctcccattagatgatacacatgtgacatttattagatgttgtatttttttatattttaactgcctgcccttccaactgtgccccaacaacatcccactatatgatatacataaattaccccatttgacgttaccttgttatattctaaatgtatgctatttcagcAGTACCCTGGTAATTTAAATGCTTTTGCAAACCAAGCCCCAaccccctaccccattggttgcaatgttttctaccccatcaTTGGTTGCTGTggatcgtaactacctaccccatgggttgtaatagttcaaatgctttctcctctcattggtttctgtccaccgaaattaggggtgtgacacGGGGCAATGTATActaaaacaagcttgtactgctgtgtattaaacattttcctacatatatatgtgtttatatatatatataaacaaaattCTGAAATTAAAGCATAGAACAAATAAACAATTGGAGATAAACAAAACTATTCCATGATTTCTTTTTTGTCAAAATTTAATCTAAATTTTTGACTCATCAAAGTAGCCACCTATTGCAGATATAACAGCCGAACAAACTCGTGGCATTCTTTCTACAATGGAAATCAAATATTGTTTGGAAAGCTCTTCCCAACATGGTTGCAGAAGTTCCCACAAATGTGTTAAACTTGTAGGCTGCTTTGCTTTCACCATACTGTCCAGTTCATCCCAAACCAGCTCGATGGGATTTAAGTCTGGAGACTGTGCTGGCCATTCTATGATTTGAAGCCTACCGTCTTGTTCTTTTCTACTAAGGTAGTTCTGACAAAGCCTGGAGGtatgttttgggtcattatcTTGCTGTAGGATGAACCCCTGACCAACTAGGCGTAGACCAGAGGGTATTGCATGGCGCTGCAAAATGCTGTGGCAGCCCTTTTGGTTCAGGGTGGCAGTCACTCTGTGTAAGTTGCTGACTCTGAATCCAGCAAAAGAGCCCCAGACCACCATGCTTCCTCTTCCATGTTTGACAGTTGGTGTCACACACTGAGGAACCATCCATTGTCTACTTGATGGCGTATAAAAACCCTGCGTGATGAACCAAAGAGTTCAAATTTTGATTCATCGGTCCATAAGTGGCAGTGGCAGTGCTTCATGGCCCAAGCAAGGCTCTTTTTCCTATTTTGTCATCATAGCAGTGGCTTTCTTACTGCCACTCGAACTGTCAAACCTGCAGCTTGAAGTCTTCTCTTCACAGCTGAAAATGACACTTGCTTACTTCGACCAGTATTAAGCTGTGCTTGAAGCTGTTGTATTTTGAGCCGCCTATCTTGCAAGCTGTTGACTCTCAGAAACTTGTCTTTTGATTCTGCTGTGGCTTTGGGTCTGCCAGACCTCATCCAATCAGAGTTTCCTCCCATTTCCAAGTGCCTTTTGATGGTGTAGGAAGCTACTCACTGACACCTTgtctttttttgcaatttctctagCGGGAAGACCTATACTTTTAAGGGTTATAATAGTCTGCCTGTCCTCCTTTGTTTAATTGCCTTTTTCTCACCATTatgatcagaatcagagtcatgtttattggccatgtaggtttgcacatgcatggagtttgactctggtttcgtggctctctcagtgcactcaacatagaataacaacactacaacaatatATACATGAGGATTGACTTAtataggtgaaataagaggcaataaagtgcaatggtgcagagactatatcagagatgctgaaatagatgttagcaggttacttccaTACAtaactgaggtagatggacatgacagagcgtaccagtatacgtacaatgtacagtacagtatatacaaaatggttcacatttgacagtgttaagtgtccatttgaatgacagcccacagaaagaaactgtttttatatctggttgttttgatgctcagtgctctgtagcgcctaccagaggggaggagttggaacaggttgagaccagggtgtgatgggtctgcagcgaTGTTATCTGcccttttcctgagtctggaggtgtataagtcctgaatggagggcaggttggcaccagtgattttctctgcagatttaACTGTCCGttatagtctgtccctgtcctgtttggtggccaatccaaaccagacagtgatggatgtgcagagaacagactggattattgcagtgtagaactgaatcagcagttcctgaggcaggttgaacttcttgagctggcagagaaagtacatctgctgggtctttttgatgattgtgtttatgttggttgcccaccttaggtcctgggagattgtggaaaccagaaatctgtaggttttcaccatagacaccgtgctgtcGAATATGGTGAGGGGAGGCAATGTTGGGAGGCTCCTTCTGAAATCcattgtcatctccacagttttctgTGTGTTCAGCTCCACGTTGTTGTAGCCGCACCAAagagccagctgttcaacctcccatctaaggccaatgatggttgtgtcgtccacaaacttAAGGAGTTTT
This genomic stretch from Lampris incognitus isolate fLamInc1 chromosome 5, fLamInc1.hap2, whole genome shotgun sequence harbors:
- the pld5 gene encoding inactive phospholipase D5; translated protein: MAGPATQEHPKSQQKCIAIFALVCCFAVLVALTFSAVDVWGDDEDGITEENCSTDCRIVLVENIPDDLHLHAESRSHLPLSVGFHNLLELAKHSVEVVSPVWDLNPWDVETWPNTAEQGQLLFQRLLSLKSRGIKLKIASSLTNSAELRTLADHDADVRFVNMSAFTRGGLFSSFWIVDRKHVYIGSADMDWRAFSKRKELGVMVFNCSCLALDLHRVFAFYWQLHHRDYIPSIWSKRVTALYNKNNALELQLNATWATAYLSTSPELFCSKYRTRDIDAIHRVIQSAEKFIYISVTDYLPLVNRTSNGTIVTRYWSSIDEAIRDAVVLRGVRVRLLINFWKQTHPLTFNFVTSLKSLCTHLRNCSVEVRFFSIKDQNEHGLNHNKYMVTDNAVYIGHHAWVGSDFTFNAGVGLVIKITHALKEKGVTILEDVQAAFERDWWSRYAKSLKGSKIQEEKYRSPQQVEKSDEYRGRKEWYKPS